The stretch of DNA TTGGCATTGGTCCTGATCCTGTGTCTCATGTTGAATTGGAACTGGCAAAGAATGAAGTGAAGCGTCAGAAGGAGCAAAAGCGACAGGCTGATGATGCAATCACCACAAGCCCTGAGCCTGTGAGGTTCTCTCTCAATCTCACAGATTCCTCATCATCCATTGGAGATTCCACTGCGACCCTTGGGGACTCAACGGCAACTATTGCAGACACTGCTGCAGATGCACAATCAGATGCCGAAGTCAAGCTCCCTGATCTCACAAGTTTAACAGACACGTCGTCGTCAACAACAACATCCACAACTTCCACGCCATCGCTCCTTCTTGCAGAATCCTTTCCAGGACTTGATCCTGTAACAGAGAGACCCCTGCCACCACCACGAAGAACGGGATTCTACTTCCTTGCCGATTGGAATTCCTTCCTCGAGGTGGGAGATGGCAAGGAAAAGGTGGAAGTGAGATTCCAACCACAAGTTGGTGATCCAAGTCGCTTCCTTCCAGTCACTGTGCCGTAAATCCTCATTTTTATATTCGAATTTTCTTAGCAATAAAATCTCCGAAAAATTATGGGACTTTGGTGCTTGAACTCTTATTCTCTGGGgaaatgagcttttctttgATTTGAATCCCCTCCCTTCAATCTCCATATccgaaattttatttaaaaatcctCCTGTATAgcttatttttataaaaaagaagaaaaatatcgaTATTAAGAAAGTATAACtagtgatttttatatagGTTTTAtagaaaggaaataaatttatgggtgaaattcaccagtcagacagacttttaagattccttaagaaagacttaagttttctttttttttaattttaaagctttacgacctcaagttttcttaagatccTTTAAGTTTTCctaagattctttaaattttcttaaagagtctttaaattttcttaagattcttaaagttatcttaagattcttaaaattttcttgagattctTTAACTTTcctaagattctttaagttctcctaagattcttaaaattttcctaagattcttgaagttttttaaagatttttaaagttattttattagttttctcaagattctttcagttttctgaataatttttcaaatgttttttttaatcgtctTAAAGCATAGAATTTAGTAACAAgctttatttacttaaaaaatcttaaatttttcctaagaaatattaagtttttttcttaaggaaacttgagaaaatttaatgaatcttaagaaaacttcaaaaaaaacttaagaaaaattaaacaatctTAAGTACACtctaaaaatcttaagaaaacttaagcctttcctaagaaatcttaagtctgtctaaCTAGTGAATGTCAccctataataaaaaaaaatttgtggtTGTTTTATTGCCAATTAGAATTTCTAAAGGAGTCAAGTCCGCAATTTAGTGGTAACAGTTCTGATGAAGAAAGGATCTTCAGCAAAAAGTcgtaaaagaatttatcaaatcaGCAGAATCGTTGATAAGAACAAAGAATTTAAGCGGTAAGTTAgtagcaaaaataattatttgattgTTTCCTcataataaaactttatttccGCAATATTTTCCGGCTAAGATTTCGTTTGAATCTCTTTCgtagaatttctttaacaaaatttcttaCTTTTTAGAACTCTGCAGTGAAACCAATATtgatgattttcaaaattaaaaaaaaaattagtgcCACTGTCATTAAATTAAGTCGTTTGTTTTAAGAGAAATTACTTGATTATGTCAGCTAATTGCTTTTATTAGTGATTGATTTGAATTGTTACTGTTCAGTgctatttatgttttttttgcaatataataaataaacttacttatgtagtttttttctttttataaaatattcctattttattgtaaaattacTTAATACGTTATTTTGACCAGTCTCTCTAAGAACTATCCTTAAattgttgcattttatttatttgttcttCACTATAAGGCAATGATTCATCAAGTACtgcaaatttattcatcttACTGCATTACtgctaaatgttttttttttatcttcactAAAACTGTGAGAGATATAGTTTCGGCACGattattcctttttcttttgtcaAATGAAATCCCTACATATTCGGACGGATTTACAATTTCGTGGCACACATATTTGTATCATAATGTTCAGTTGAAGAGAGTTTATTTCCTTTTGCATTAACTTCATTTttaaacactaaaaaaaatccactagAATGGGAAAAGTCTCTGTTAGCAACTCTCTCCACTtgtagttttcttttcttcttcaatttttacaCAAGTAGCAATAGAATTcaaattatctaaaattaatgtaataaaaaaagaattagaatatattttaaaaaaaatctaatcagTGTCTTTTGAAAGTAAAATCTATGTATATACCTTGCGCATTCTCACTGACTaataaaatgatcaattttcattgatcCTCTCTCTCGTTCACTTTCTCTCTCGCGCTCTGTACAATTTAATTGGGAGtatcacacttttttttgttctaaattattttttgaagattattcaggatttttcttttttttcattcatttgcgCTGAGATGCGTAGACCTAAGAATTGAGCCATTTTATCTAATGTACCCTCCTCCTCACACTTCAATACTGTTTAAACTGCCGGATGAGATATTTTCAGTGTGGGCCCCTAAGCGTGCCGTTGGGGGTCTCTTGGCTCCACTTTGTGCCCGTATTGGCATTGGGGAACGATTGTGATGCATCATCCGTGGACTACTCGGTACCGGAATACCCGTTGGGTGCTTCCTTGTGCGCCTCATGGATGAGCTGTCCGTCTGATTGTGTGGCCCCTTGACGTCTCCATTGTTGAATTGCCGCACATTGCCCCGTCGTTCCACAAGGAGTGTCTGCGGTGTGCAATTGTTGTTCTGCTGCTGCACCAAATGCCCCGGATTCGTCGCCGCCACGGGGGTTGGCATTGAATTTGGCAGGAAACGCATCTCCATCACATTGCGATTCTAGAACATTCACGCTGATTTCTAAACTAGAAGAAATTCTTCGTTGTCGCTCTAAACTGGCTTTTATCTAACAGGCAGTTTTGGTGTGTGATTGGGATTTGTGAGATAGATTTCAACTAAACAACAAATTTTACTCCAAAGATGGGATTTTtgaaaggatttcttttttttaggggaCGATTTTGTTGGATTTCGCAACTAAACACAACATTTATATAAATAGCCAAATACGTGTTAATGGAAAGAGAGATTTGACGGTGTTAGTTGCGCCTTTTTATCTAATATTCCCGctctattttcatttcttcctttatttataattttccaaagtttattaaagaaaattttatattctccACGCTATTgcattaaggggggtctcttttgagagctggtgaaattaaatgtttatatttttcttagagtttttcttaaacttggttttcaagtgttggtcACATTAAAAGACTTCTTATTGAAAGGTAAGAAAATCActcgccatcttgtgatttttctcaaaactcaaaggtaggtttttctcagaatctactggatggattttgatggggtaaaaagcaaatgaaagaggaagcatcaacgaacaatgtaccggaacgaattttggaatttctaTTCAGAACCCTATGAAAAGTacacaagaatattttctcagcCTCAAAGTCGAAATTCCAAAATCTGTTCTGGTAAATTGTTCGTTGTaacttcctctttcatttgctttttaccccatcaaaatccatccagttgatcctgagaaaaacctacctttgtgttttagggtagTTCTTTTgaagtttaagaaaatcagtgattttcttaatcttcaaaaattaagctacaaatgtaaccaacatcgaaaaaccaagtttaataaaaaccccaagaaaaaagaaaactttaaaaatatctcaattccaacaatttgcccaagagaccccccttaaagaCGATAAGCGTGggagaaaagtaaaaattttccgctTACCTTGTCACCCTCCTGAGCCAGAGGATTCGCCGTGATATTCATACGAGGCACAACACCATTCAGACGGCTACTTTTGTGAATTGGTGACCCAAGGACTCTACCCCCTCCCACGGGAAATCCATTGGGTTCCGCTTGAATGTGATCCGGGTGGGCTTTACTTTCCGTCACACCATctacagaaaaaataaagaaattagaTACCTCACAGgcaagtaaattaaaaaaaaaatcggacTAACCGTCTGCTTGAGTCTTCTTTCGCTTCTTAATGCACACACACGTGAGAATGATCAGCAAGAGCAAAAGTCCACCCCCGCCAGCACCTCCAGCGATAAGCGGCAAATTCGACGATGTGCTCTGGGATGATTCCGATGCAGCCACCACTGAAGGTGTGATTGTGGGCGCTTGCGTGGGTGGCTTTAGTGTCTTTCCCGTGAGAATTGCACTGAATTCCGATGCAGCCGATGCCGTGAAACTCTGCAGTTTAAATTCATACGCTGTCCCCGGTTCCAGATAATCCATCGTCCAGTGACGCACATGCATCCCATCCACCATTGCTTTGGAATACTCTCCGGCCGTTGATGCGGGCCGGAAGTGAATGTAGAAACCATCAATTGGTGTGGGTGGATTCGATGGGAAGCCCCATGAAAGTCTGATAGCCGTCTCCGTGACACCTTCGACTTTTTGCAAAGTTGGCGCCGTAAGGTGACTCTTGGCCACACTCAACTGTGATGCCTTCTGCAAGTGAAACTTCCCCGATGTATTGCCCAATTTGTTGTCATTATTTGAATACACAGCAGCTATCCGGAAGCGATAGAGTTGATCGGGTTTCAATCCTTGCACCTCATACGACCGTACATGGGGTGGAATATCCTCACTACATGTCATCCATTGCGATCGTGGGATCTTTCGTGCAAGATCTCCCAACATTCGATATTGTACTTTGAAGAATTGTATTGGAAGTCCCTCTTCCGATGGTACTGACCATCGTACCATAACTGATTCATCTGAGAGTCTCGTCACACTTGGTCTCGATGGTGGAATCATCACGGctatttgtataaaaaaaaaaatgaatcagaatttttcttgaaaaaataaaaaaaatgaaaatgaatgaatttcccatgaaaataTGGATATTTTCCTCACTTCTAAAGAACTTACGATGCTTGTGCTTCTTCCTTCCGGTTCCTTTTTGCTTTCCTGCATGCTCTATGCTGGATTTTGTGGATTCCGGAACAGATCCAAGGGGGGAAACTTCAATTTCTCCCGGAATTTGCTTTGGATTCACTTGCAGCAAATTTCCCTCATTGACCTAACAGAGAAGAGAAATGATTTAATGTCTTCCGGACAAACTAGGAGCTGTGGAGGATGTATTCAATTCAACTCACCTCTCCTGCTGCATTTTTAGCAAAACACTGCACAATTCCTGCATGCCTCTTTTGCACGGATTTTATAAAGAGACTCGACCCATTTGAATGAATGAGAGAATCCCATTGAACATCCACACCGTTTATCATCCACGTGATGACTGGCACTGGGTAGCCCTTTGCGTGGCAATCGAGATGAAGCATATCAGTCTCATTTGTGAGTGTTACCCGAGGCCCCTCAATAATTGCCGGTGCCTCGAGTACATCGAGACGGATCGTGTGAATCAGCACGGGGGAGATTCCATTGTCGAGACGGCACACGTAATTCCCTCGATCTTCAGGCACAACCTTTGTAATTTGTAGCCCGTATGGCACAAAGAGGGTTCTATTGTTGAGTATTGACACATCCGGACGACTCCAGACGGCCTTTGGCACAGGATTCCCAACTCCAGGGCATTCGAGTATTGCCGTGGCACCTGGTTTCACCGTAATCACCGTGGGTGGTTGAGAAAGGAAAATAGGAGCTGCCTTTGGGGTGTTTGTTACATTGAGATCCGTTCTCCTGGGTATTTTAATTTCCATCCCTGTGATACTATTCACAGCTGAGCACCAATAGCTTCCTGAGTCCTTTTGCGTGAGTGATGTGAGAATAAGAGCTCCGGATGAGAGTTGGAGTACTGATGCACGTATTTGTGTGTTGTctctggaatttttttttgaggaggAGGAATAAAGAGATTAATAGAGAGTCTGGAAATATTCAAACGAGAGGGATTTACTTGAAATAACTCCAGACAGGCGGAGGATTTGATACTATATCACCACACTTAATGATAACACTATTCCCAGGAGACACCTGCCAGTGGACTATTTGTGGAGGTGGATTACGTCTTTTACCATCGAGAATATTCACCCCAAATCCATCTTGTTCGAAGATGTCTGCAAAGGAAAGgtttttatggaatttatgctgaaaatgcaaattgaattcACAACGAGACAACTCACGATTGTCATTGCCCAACGTTATTGTGGCCAATGTGAGTTTTGCAGACACAGACGCCAATGCTGATGCTCCATACCATGCAATACATTGGTATTCCCCAATTGTCTTGGGGCTAACATAGATTCGCAATTTACTAACACCATCCTTAAAAGTAATATTGTAGCCCGCAGTTTCATTCAGGTACATCAATTCGCCCTTTCCACTTTGCGACCGAAAGCGCCACTGAAGTCGCTCCGGTTCCACATTGAGGGCACACTCAAAGAGCACCTCATCACCCAGAGGTGCTACCGTTGTCTCTGGCGATCGCACCATGTACAGGCGCAATTTTGACGATGGTGCTGTCGTCGTTGTGGCCACAAGGGCCAAATTGAGTGCCACCAGGAACGAAATTCGCCACCTTAGGAACGCCATAAGAAATATTCGACGTACAGGTAGCATCATGGCATTATCTGCaacaaagataaaattaaataattcccaAGAACACCTCAATAGAGACACACTGTGAGAATTATTTCTCGCTCCCTTGCAGATCAAAgagtaaaacaataaattgattgcaaattgtagttattttaattttcaatttaaaaaagaaaagagatccGATTACcgcgcatttttttctcttatccACTTTACCCGCCTGCTTTCCCCCCTTTTATCCATCTTGGTGGAACTTGTAAATCCCCAAAGGCACTCACCAAGAaacttctctctttctctctctcccagcAAATTCCATTCTTATCTTGTCACATTTATTACAAATCCCAGCCTCGATTTACGGCAGCCAGTGACTTGTTTCTTCATTCCTCTTAATTTCTCTTCGTTTCCTACACACAAGATTTTCTCATGCTTGGATCTCTGTAAGCATTCGCCAAATACCTCCAGAGATACGCGCGCGAAGGGAGGAGGAGTACCAGCAAAAAGATCATCgataaatccaataaaagtaaaatggaattaaatctCTATATATAGCAATGATATCCTTCTATATATATGCGGTGGATTATTAtaactttattgattttgcaCATTACTTTTGTCACGAAAAACTCATCTTGCACGCTCTCAACAAGCACTTTGGTGTTGCCTTTTTATCGTGCATCGAAATCATTTTTCCACAGTGTCCTCCTCAATGTGCGCAATATATGTCTTCTttgctcttcttttttttcactcaacaACAACATTATGTTGCCAACATCCACACACAACGAGCCACCAACaagttaataaatattatccacacggttcattttatttttataatgtttttctttaaatacatttatataattcttttataagGCTACCCTGTGTAatacaattttgcaataaagggtccctttttgcaacataaattattattcttacaAAAATACCTACATTAATAATTCCACGAAGAGTATCTTCTTTTTGGCACACTCATCTGCTAAAGAATGCTATATACTCGTATGCTATGTATACGAAGCATATATAAAATGATCTTATGATACAGGGCgcattaaaaattatggaaTTTACATACAAAATGGGTGATCAAGGCggtgcaaataaattttgcacacGACAACGCCACAAACACAGATCGCGAACGTCTCGAAACTGATATTCGGAAAAGTATTAATTGATCGCGAGTGCCGATAGCGTTTCAGGCGAGTCTTGTGTGTTTGCccctcaaaataaattaaatcacgCTCCGTATTCCAGATTAAGAGGAGAGGAtggaagtaagaaaaaaaaagctgagaCAGAGCGAGGAAGATTGGCAAAAGTTTAATGATCCCCCTCCGCCATACAATCCATTAAACaatgtccttttttttctcacaaataaTCTCAAGTAATTCCACCGCGCGAAGgtggaaaggaaaaattccacTCTCAATCGCGCGAGACTTTCTTTCCATTCTCACACTCTGTCCATTCCCTTTTGTATGAGATATCTCTGGAAGAGATGGAATGCTACAAAGTGGGCGAATGAAGAACTTCACGCTCATCGCTTGAAGTTGCCATACGGATGTGTGATGGGCAGGAGAAGGCTTTAATAAACCTGTGATATAGGAGCTTCAATCTAATTAGAAATTCAACTTTAATTAGTTTCCAGTGTCAACCGTATACACCCCATTAATGGGtgagacttttcttttttttttcttgagatgtGATTAAAACTTGTAGAACGATATCAAGTCTTTTTGATATATACCTactattttacttcttttaccTTTATCGAGGTGTTTGAATGACATTTTTGGACTAGAATTCTTCTCCATTTAAAAGagcattgaatttcaaatgtaCCGGCGTATAGCAAGTTATGTTGCGATGGACCTACACCACTTTAACCTGTTCATCATCTTATACCATTatcaactttaaaaatatattttgtctaTCAAACTTATAAAGGATAAATAACTTTGGAAGACGGCCAAAATAGGATCATGTAaggctttttgttttagatgaaaaaaaaaaagatttaattttaatcatatttcAAAGttagggagagagagagagaagaagatgaagagtCTGATTAAGAACATCCTCCCTTAAATCTTTCAGAATTACTTTCGTGgaagaaattcttgtaaatctcaaaggaattaaaaaaaatatcaaagattaaaggataaagaaaacttacatCCAATGCGATAAATAATCAAATGGAACCGCGTTGTTTACACCTTCCAGGAATGGTAGCCCATCATTTTATGTGATAATTGTGCACCTAATTATTTTACACCTGaaattgggagaaaaaaaaacctttgctTAATTATAGGCAGACAAAATTCTCaactttattcaattaaaaaaaatctcatggaAGTGGGAATTTTTACATCTTCCACCAGTGAATTCCACGAGATTTATTGACTATAATTGGCTGCTGGGTGAGTGATGATGATTGTTAGTAATAGAATACcctctatttttttctcttattcatCCCAAAATCTCCAACTACTAAATAGCCTCTCAATCGATTCAATTCTCCTTCTTTTCTCCCCTTTTTTTACCCACAAATTTCGGGCAGCAAAACCCATTAACCAAATATCTGATAACACAACAAAATACTCAACCGGTGTGTGACTCGCGATACACAAAGAGATTCGAGAGACGATGGAATCGGGGAgatgaaggaataaaaaatcatttttcatcttATACATCCTCTTCCCAATGTTCTTTAccaactccttttttttccacacacaaccTTAACCACGAGATGGTTAATcgaaaaaagagtttttgatTGGATACAAGACACAATTTTTATCGTTTCATCACCTCAAACATCATCTTCTTTTCAATCTTAGCGAACGAATTAtgcttgagaaaattcattcagtgCTCATAAGTATATAGTTGAAGTGTTGGAGCCATAGAGAGTTTCCTTCTTTGCTAAAGTAACGACGTATAGGGATTACAATAATGAATCCGattatttattacattatttcatttattaaaatcactTTAACAGACACTTTGCTGATGTTACCACAAAAAGGCTGacaacttttctttctcttgtcGCCCCTCAACTCCCCCCAATAATCTTGGTGGAATAGATTGTTGAGAACatatagagagaaagagaaatattataCTTTTGCCGATTCagcattttgtacattttatatacaataaaCAATATAACTTCTCTCCTCACCCAATCATACCCCCCAGTCATCACCCATCGCACATCTTTTCCACCAATTGCCCCGACAAGGCACACCGGGAAGATGAGGGGGGAGCACAGAGATGGCATTAAAAAAGCGAGACGAATGTAAAAAGATGAGGCACCTCCTTGAAGCAATTCCAGCACGTAATTATGAATGATTACTACTTGATGTTGGAGCAGGGTCGGAATGGGTGAGAGATTCCTTTGTGTCTCTCCCCGTTGTGATCTTCCTCATTGCACTTTTATATGTGCATGCATTTGCCACTCTTCCACCTCGTGAAGATCAAATTGTGAGATTATTCGCGGTTTCGATCAGAAAGCCATCATCCAACATATTATCCCGCGGACGCGCGGAAGAAGGCGAAAACGCAATCAATTGAGAATGGGGGCTtagaggagaagaaaaaaaacataaaatgaagCACATTTATTGGAAATTGTTGTAGATGTTAGTGCCAAAGCAAAAACATAGCATTGCACTGTAAGAAGAATTGAATTGATCGTGGTAAGAAcaagatgaaaattattatgtgtGTACACCCCGGCATTGAATATTAAGTATTGTATGCCAAAGAAAGAAGACATacaagagaaagaaagagaaaaaaagtcaaactgCATACAACACCTTCCACAGAAATTCCAATTCTAAAAGGCAGTACCATACATAAAAGTTAAAATGCTTTCTTTACAATGAAGGGAAATACAAACTATTTTGTCTCGTTGTTGTGTATCATTGCAACAAAGTTGTTTTAGCAACATCAATTTATGCTCTTTTGCCCTCTTGAAAAATTGAACCAAAGAACTagatgaaaatttagaaataaaagttaaaagaaacgatttagaaaaaaaaacataaaattagatgaaaaaaaagaactttcaaagAACCTCCTAAACCATCTCTGTATGTTACTATTTTCGgttatatttcaaaacataaattttaaatccatcattggaagaaaattattaccaAAACCAACTGtaatatgtttaaaatttttacataatgtttattttccaGTTCAACCagtttttgctatattttcttttaaacataaTACTTCTTCATGAATCTTGCCTATTTCTTCGTGAatgcaaaattatatatttttactttaagaaaataCTCATTGCAATCcatgctctctctctcacagcaTACGAGAGGCATAATAAATGCAAAAGATGAGTCTTTAACTGCCATGTACGCGGAAGAGAACATAATATAGTATAAAACTTGGTGGAAGACTAAAAAGATCGATGGAAGAGCGAAAAAACGACAAGAAATGATTCATCTCACGATCAGTTTGCATtacaaaagtgaaatttatgcTCAGCGGGGGAtggttaaattaaaatacataaatattgagt from Lutzomyia longipalpis isolate SR_M1_2022 chromosome 1, ASM2433408v1 encodes:
- the LOC129790770 gene encoding interference hedgehog isoform X1, coding for MMLPVRRIFLMAFLRWRISFLVALNLALVATTTTAPSSKLRLYMVRSPETTVAPLGDEVLFECALNVEPERLQWRFRSQSGKGELMYLNETAGYNITFKDGVSKLRIYVSPKTIGEYQCIAWYGASALASVSAKLTLATITLGNDNHIFEQDGFGVNILDGKRRNPPPQIVHWQVSPGNSVIIKCGDIVSNPPPVWSYFKDNTQIRASVLQLSSGALILTSLTQKDSGSYWCSAVNSITGMEIKIPRRTDLNVTNTPKAAPIFLSQPPTVITVKPGATAILECPGVGNPVPKAVWSRPDVSILNNRTLFVPYGLQITKVVPEDRGNYVCRLDNGISPVLIHTIRLDVLEAPAIIEGPRVTLTNETDMLHLDCHAKGYPVPVITWMINGVDVQWDSLIHSNGSSLFIKSVQKRHAGIVQCFAKNAAGEVNEGNLLQVNPKQIPGEIEVSPLGSVPESTKSSIEHAGKQKGTGRKKHKHRKFFRTVMIPPSRPSVTRLSDESVMVRWSVPSEEGLPIQFFKVQYRMLGDLARKIPRSQWMTCSEDIPPHVRSYEVQGLKPDQLYRFRIAAVYSNNDNKLGNTSGKFHLQKASQLSVAKSHLTAPTLQKVEGVTETAIRLSWGFPSNPPTPIDGFYIHFRPASTAGEYSKAMVDGMHVRHWTMDYLEPGTAYEFKLQSFTASAASEFSAILTGKTLKPPTQAPTITPSVVAASESSQSTSSNLPLIAGGAGGGGLLLLLIILTCVCIKKRKKTQADDGVTESKAHPDHIQAEPNGFPVGGGRVLGSPIHKSSRLNGVVPRMNITANPLAQEGDKNRNVMEMRFLPNSMPTPVAATNPGHLVQQQNNNCTPQTLLVERRGNVRQFNNGDVKGPHNQTDSSSMRRTRKHPTGIPVPSSPRMMHHNRSPMPIRAQSGAKRPPTARLGAHTENISSGSLNSIEV
- the LOC129790770 gene encoding interference hedgehog isoform X2, with the translated sequence MMLPVRRIFLMAFLRWRISFLVALNLALVATTTTAPSSKLRLYMVRSPETTVAPLGDEVLFECALNVEPERLQWRFRSQSGKGELMYLNETAGYNITFKDGVSKLRIYVSPKTIGEYQCIAWYGASALASVSAKLTLATITLGNDNHIFEQDGFGVNILDGKRRNPPPQIVHWQVSPGNSVIIKCGDIVSNPPPVWSYFKDNTQIRASVLQLSSGALILTSLTQKDSGSYWCSAVNSITGMEIKIPRRTDLNVTNTPKAAPIFLSQPPTVITVKPGATAILECPGVGNPVPKAVWSRPDVSILNNRTLFVPYGLQITKVVPEDRGNYVCRLDNGISPVLIHTIRLDVLEAPAIIEGPRVTLTNETDMLHLDCHAKGYPVPVITWMINGVDVQWDSLIHSNGSSLFIKSVQKRHAGIVQCFAKNAAGEVNEGNLLQVNPKQIPGEIEVSPLGSVPESTKSSIEHAGKQKGTGRKKHKHPVMIPPSRPSVTRLSDESVMVRWSVPSEEGLPIQFFKVQYRMLGDLARKIPRSQWMTCSEDIPPHVRSYEVQGLKPDQLYRFRIAAVYSNNDNKLGNTSGKFHLQKASQLSVAKSHLTAPTLQKVEGVTETAIRLSWGFPSNPPTPIDGFYIHFRPASTAGEYSKAMVDGMHVRHWTMDYLEPGTAYEFKLQSFTASAASEFSAILTGKTLKPPTQAPTITPSVVAASESSQSTSSNLPLIAGGAGGGGLLLLLIILTCVCIKKRKKTQADDGVTESKAHPDHIQAEPNGFPVGGGRVLGSPIHKSSRLNGVVPRMNITANPLAQEGDKNRNVMEMRFLPNSMPTPVAATNPGHLVQQQNNNCTPQTLLVERRGNVRQFNNGDVKGPHNQTDSSSMRRTRKHPTGIPVPSSPRMMHHNRSPMPIRAQSGAKRPPTARLGAHTENISSGSLNSIEV
- the LOC129790770 gene encoding interference hedgehog isoform X7 codes for the protein MMLPVRRIFLMAFLRWRISFLVALNLALVATTTTAPSSKLRLYMVRSPETTVAPLGDEVLFECALNVEPERLQWRFRSQSGKGELMYLNETAGYNITFKDGVSKLRIYVSPKTIGEYQCIAWYGASALASVSAKLTLATITLGNDNHIFEQDGFGVNILDGKRRNPPPQIVHWQVSPGNSVIIKCGDIVSNPPPVWSYFKDNTQIRASVLQLSSGALILTSLTQKDSGSYWCSAVNSITGMEIKIPRRTDLNVTNTPKAAPIFLSQPPTVITVKPGATAILECPGVGNPVPKAVWSRPDVSILNNRTLFVPYGLQITKVVPEDRGNYVCRLDNGISPVLIHTIRLDVLEAPAIIEGPRVTLTNETDMLHLDCHAKGYPVPVITWMINGVDVQWDSLIHSNGSSLFIKSVQKRHAGIVQCFAKNAAGEVNEGNLLQVNPKQIPGEIEVSPLGSVPESTKSSIEHAGKQKGTGRKKHKHPVMIPPSRPSVTRLSDESVMVRWSVPSEEGLPIQFFKVQYRMLGDLARKIPRSQWMTCSEDIPPHVRSYEVQGLKPDQLYRFRIAAVYSNNDNKLGNTSGKFHLQKASQLSVAKSHLTAPTLQKVEGVTETAIRLSWGFPSNPPTPIDGFYIHFRPASTAGEYSKAMVDGMHVRHWTMDYLEPGTAYEFKLQSFTASAASEFSAILTGKTLKPPTQAPTITPSVVAASESSQSTSSNLPLIAGGAGGGGLLLLLIILTCVCIKKRKKTQADDGVTESKAHPDHIQAEPNGFPVGGGRVLGSPIHKSSRLNGVVPRMNITANPLAQEGDKRECSRIAM
- the LOC129790770 gene encoding interference hedgehog isoform X5 translates to MMLPVRRIFLMAFLRWRISFLVALNLALVATTTTAPSSKLRLYMVRSPETTVAPLGDEVLFECALNVEPERLQWRFRSQSGKGELMYLNETAGYNITFKDGVSKLRIYVSPKTIGEYQCIAWYGASALASVSAKLTLATITLGNDNHIFEQDGFGVNILDGKRRNPPPQIVHWQVSPGNSVIIKCGDIVSNPPPVWSYFKDNTQIRASVLQLSSGALILTSLTQKDSGSYWCSAVNSITGMEIKIPRRTDLNVTNTPKAAPIFLSQPPTVITVKPGATAILECPGVGNPVPKAVWSRPDVSILNNRTLFVPYGLQITKVVPEDRGNYVCRLDNGISPVLIHTIRLDVLEAPAIIEGPRVTLTNETDMLHLDCHAKGYPVPVITWMINGVDVQWDSLIHSNGSSLFIKSVQKRHAGIVQCFAKNAAGEVNEGNLLQVNPKQIPGEIEVSPLGSVPESTKSSIEHAGKQKGTGRKKHKHPVMIPPSRPSVTRLSDESVMVRWSVPSEEGLPIQFFKVQYRMLGDLARKIPRSQWMTCSEDIPPHVRSYEVQGLKPDQLYRFRIAAVYSNNDNKLGNTSGKFHLQKASQLSVAKSHLTAPTLQKVEGVTETAIRLSWGFPSNPPTPIDGFYIHFRPASTAGEYSKAMVDGMHVRHWTMDYLEPGTAYEFKLQSFTASAASEFSAILTGKTLKPPTQAPTITPSVVAASESSQSTSSNLPLIAGGAGGGGLLLLLIILTCVCIKKRKKTQADDGVTESKAHPDHIQAEPNGFPVGGGRVLGSPIHKSSRLNGVVPRMNITANPLAQEGDKFRNQRECSRIAM